AGGCCGGCGATGGCACCACCGAACAGCAGGCCGCCCAACGGGAATTCGAGGCGCATGCGGGCTTCAAGCGCGGGCGCTTCTGGCTTCCTCGCGAAATGCAGGGCTGAGAGGGCGGGTGTGTAGACGCCTGCGAGAACCTGAGAAGGCAACAGTGCATAGGAAGCGATGCGCGCGCCAAGTTGATAGAGCCCGGTGGCTTCCAGGCCGAGAAGCAGGCTGACCAGGATGACGTCGACCTGGCCTGAAAACGCGGTGAGGAAGGTGTCAGCAGCCATGGAGGCGGAACTGCGCAGATGCGGCAGGATTGGGCCGCGGAAGCGCAAGGTGAGCATGTTGCGAAGGCCGGCGAAAGCGAGGCCGGTTTGAACCAAGCGTGCCAGCAGCAAAGCGAGCGCCATCGGGAGAAGCGCGGGTGCGGACCACGCGGCGGCCAGCAGAATGACGGCGAAGAGGATCGTGCCGGACCAGACGAGGATCACTTCGTGGTCATACCGACCGAGGCCCCGCAGGGCGATAAGCGCCAGGTCGCCATAGGAGGCGGCCATGACGGCAAGGTGGACGCAGATCGATGACCAGAAGAGTGGGGCATCAAGGCGGAGGGTGATCAGCGCGACCAGAAGGATGAACGACGCTATGGCAGCGAGCAGCGTTTTGACGCGCAGGCCCGCAGCGAGAAACTCTCCTGCCTTTTCGGGCTGCGCGCCGATATCGCGCAGCAGCGTGACCGGGAAGCCGAAGTCCGTGAGGAGCGCGACGATGGCCGCGTAGGCGAAGACCGTTGCCACCACGCCGTAGTCGGCGGGACCGAGGGTTCGGGCGAGGAGAAAAAGGCTCGCGAAGCCGGCAAGGAGCCGCCCAAGCAGGGCCAGAGTCAACAGCGCCTTATGCCGGTTCATGGATGCGGTTCGGATGGTAGCTGACGACCTGATCGAGCAGCAGCGCCAGTTCATCGACATAGGCATCGAGCCGCGCTCCGGCGACCTGTCGCCCCACGGCGACGGCCTGCGCCAATTGCCGCCGTTGCTGGAAGGCGGCGAGGATAGTTACCGTTGCACGTTCCAGATCGTCGCTCTGCGCATCGACGAAGTGGGGGTAGTCAAGGCCGGCGAACAGGCCGTCG
The sequence above is a segment of the Paradevosia shaoguanensis genome. Coding sequences within it:
- a CDS encoding lipopolysaccharide biosynthesis protein, whose translation is MNRHKALLTLALLGRLLAGFASLFLLARTLGPADYGVVATVFAYAAIVALLTDFGFPVTLLRDIGAQPEKAGEFLAAGLRVKTLLAAIASFILLVALITLRLDAPLFWSSICVHLAVMAASYGDLALIALRGLGRYDHEVILVWSGTILFAVILLAAAWSAPALLPMALALLLARLVQTGLAFAGLRNMLTLRFRGPILPHLRSSASMAADTFLTAFSGQVDVILVSLLLGLEATGLYQLGARIASYALLPSQVLAGVYTPALSALHFARKPEAPALEARMRLEFPLGGLLFGGAIAGLMPFIAPWLFGPAFALPIWAWLGFGVFVFARFATGALGIALVARRMIRARLLGQSLGLAFLCAAMVALLPTFGMAIAPWLAAATTALTAAVYAVALLIANASGRRGESHWPEAGALAVRPSPPAGAP